The proteins below come from a single Hemitrygon akajei chromosome 2, sHemAka1.3, whole genome shotgun sequence genomic window:
- the LOC140719174 gene encoding zinc-binding protein A33-like, with translation MASKGQVESLTEEAICPICLDFFTDPVSLECGHNYCRSCITQCWEREERNSCPECRAEFADRTLRASRALANLSEKARKLNLNPKEKENKLHCEKHEEELKLFCETDKTLICLICATARDHKSHNFMPVSEAVEIYKGQIKSSLDSLTKKKSNFEEMEQQQKEKISGVREQSHSLQSQITSHFAELRRVLTEKEQHTLRDLREEEERILNQMEKNLQEIQENLNSIQEEISKLQEQMDQQENITFLMEEARRKRRSRYDAQTLSVTDGGLLAGKFYHPYLVDTALGEAFNGIKRVSVTLDVETANPRLEVSEDRKSVRRTGTRRDLPDTGKRFTDRACVLGSEGFTSGRHYWEVEVTGNRWWGLGVAAESVERKGRVTLSPETGFWIIARVDDAMWVHTSPEPRLPARPIPGRVGVYLSYESGTVSFYNAETKSHLHTFTGNKFTEKLYPFFWTWDTNQWLRICSGSAPGL, from the exons atggcttcgaaaggacaggtcgagagtttaaccgaggaggcaatttgtcccatctgcctggatttcttcaccgatccggtgtcactggagtgtggacacaactactgccgctcctgtatcacacagtgttgggaaagggaggagagaaactcctgcccggaatgtagagcggaGTTTgcggaccgcaccctcagggccagtcgggccttagcaaatctgtctgagaaagctcgaaaactaaacctgaatccgaaagagaaggaaaataaacttcactgcgagaaacatgaggaagaactgaagctgttttgtgagacggacaagacactgatctgcctGATCTGTGCGACTGCGCGGGATCACAAGTCTCACAACTTCATGCCGGTTAGCGAAGCCGttgaaatctacaag GGTCAGATTAAATCTTCTTTAGACTCTCTCACGAAAAAGAAATCAAACTTCGAGGAAATGGAGcaacaacagaaagagaagatttctggagttcgg gaacagtcacacagccttcagtcccagaTCACATCCcattttgctgaactgcgccgggttctcactgagaaagagcagcacacactccgagatctcagggaagaagaggagaggattctgaatcaaatggaaaaaaatcttcaagagattcaagagaatttaaattctatccaggaggaaatctcaaagttacaggaacagatggatcaacagGAAAATATCACATTCCTCATG gaggaagctcgtcggaagaggag GAGCAGGTATGATGCCCAGACATTGTCAGTGACAGACGGTGGCCTACTGGCTGGAAAATTCTATCACCCCTATTTGGTCGACACAGCATTGGGAGAAGCGTTTAATGGCATTAAGCGAG tctctgtcaccctggatgtggaaacggcgaatccgcggctcgaggtgtctgaggatcggaagagtgtgagacggaccgggacccggagggatctccctgacaccgggaagaggttcacagaccgggcttgtgtgctgggatcggagggattcacatcggggagacattactgggaggtggaggtgacggggaatcggtggtggggtctgggagtcgccgcagagtctgtggagaggaagggacgggtcacactgagtccggagaccggattctggatcatcgCGCGGGTTGATGACGCGATGTGGGTTCACACCTCCCCTGAGCCCCGTCTCCCTGCccgtcccatccccgggagggtgggagtttatctcagttacgagtccgggacagtttcattttacaacgcggagaccaagtcccatctccacaccttcactgggaataaattcacggagaaactttatcctttcttctggacttgggatacaaaccagtggctgagaatctgctccggttccgctccgggtctgtaa